From the Brassica napus cultivar Da-Ae chromosome A8, Da-Ae, whole genome shotgun sequence genome, one window contains:
- the LOC106429342 gene encoding serine carboxypeptidase-like 44 yields the protein MASGKWMFFYVAVMVMVQWLGNNHNLAEGYPEEDLVTKLPGQPEVAFRQFAGYVDVDIKAGRSLFYYFVEAEKQQHTKPLTLWLNGGPGCSSIGGGAFTELGPFYPAGDGRGLRRNSKSWNKASNLLFVDSPAGVGWSYSNTTSDYTTGDESTAKDMLVFLLRWLEKFPEFRTRNLFLAGESYAGHYIPQLADVILEYNSRPSNRFKFKLKGIAIGNPLLKLDRDVPATYEFFWSHGMISDELGLTIMNQCNFDDYTFSSSHNISKPCEAAMSEAGTIITQYVNYYDVLLDICYPTLVEQELRLKKMGTKISVGVDVCMSYEEQLYLSLPEVQQALHANRTNLPYSWSMCSGLLNYSDTDGNMNILPILKRILTRKIPIWVFSGDEDSVIPLLGSRTLVKELAEDLNFNTTVPYGAWFHKGQVGGWVIEYGDILTFATVRGAAHMVPYAQPSRALHLFSSFVLGRRLPNKSPPPLHD from the exons atggcgAGCGGTAAGTGGATGTTCTTTTATGTAGCAGTAATGGTGATGGTGCAATGGTTGGGGAATAATCATAATTTAGCTGAGGGATATCCAGAAGAAGATTTGGTCACGAAGCTGCCTGGGCAACCGGAAGTTGCATTCAGACAGTTCGCTGGCTATGTTGATGTCGACATCAAAGCTGGTCGGAGCCTCTTTTATTACTTTGTCGAAGCTGAGAAGCAACAACACACAAAACCTTTAACCCTTTGGCTCAATGGAG GGCCAGGGTGCTCTTCCATTGGGGGAGGAGCTTTTACAGAGTTGGGTCCATTTTACCCCGCTGGAGATGGTCGTGGCCTCCGCAGAAACTCCAAATCTTGGAACAAAG CCTCAAATCTGTTGTTTGTGGATTCACCGGCTGGAGTAGGATGGTCTTACTCGAACACAACTTCAGATTATACCACTGGCGATGAATCCACcg CCAAGGATATGCTGGTGTTCTTGTTAAGATGGTTAGAAAAGTTTCCAGAATTCAGGACACGAAACCTCTTTCTCGCTGGTGAAAGCTACGCTGGACACTATATACCTCAACTAGCTGATGTAATACTTGAATACAACTCAAGACCCTCAAATAGATTCAAGTTCAAGCTGAAGGGTATTGCA ATCGGTAATCCGCTTCTGAAGCTTGACCGAGATGTTCCAGCCACGTATGAGTTCTTCTGGTCACACGGGATGATCTCTGATGAACTTGGCCTCACTATCATGAACCAATGCAACTTTGATGATTACACATTCTCAAGTTCACACAACATAAGCAAACCTTGTGAAGCCGCAATGAGTGAAGCAGGAACCATAATCACTCAGTACGTTAATTACTACGACGTGCTCCTTGATATCTGCTATCCGACCCTTGTCGAGCAAGAGCTCAGGCTCAAGAAAATG GGTACAAAAATAAGTGTTGGGGTGGACGTGTGCATGAGCTACGAAGAGCAGTTGTATCTGAGTCTTCCTGAGGTTCAACAGGCTCTTCATGCTAACCGAACAAATCTGCCATATTCATGGTCTATGTGCAGCGG CCTCTTGAACTACAGTGACACTGACGGGAACATGAACATACTTCCGATTCTTAAGAGAATCCTGACGAGGAAAATCCCTATTTGGGTCTTCAG TGGGGATGAAGATTCCGTGATTCCTCTTCTAGGTTCAAGGACTCTGGTAAAAGAATTAGCAGAGGATCTCAACTTCAACACTACAGTTCCCTATGGAGCTTGGTTCCACAAAGGACAG GTTGGTGGATGGGTAATAGAGTATGGGGATATACTGACATTCGCAACTGTCAGAGGAGCTGCTCATATGGTGCCATACGCGCAGCCTTCACGAGCTTTGCATTTGTTCAGCAGCTTTGTGCTTGGCCGGAGATTGCCAAATAAatcacctcctcctcttcatgATTGA